Part of the Pseudomonas abietaniphila genome is shown below.
CCCGTAGAAACGCGACAGCGGCAGAAAATGGAGGGGGGTTGGACAGGCACCGTCCAGCGGAATTAACGCCAGTTCGTGAATGAGTCCCCATCCACCGGGACAACCGTGCTATCTAGATAGTCATCCTCACTTCATCAATGGCTTGGTCGAGCTTCTCCTTGAGGGGTTCGATCAGACACCTCATCTGGTCAGCGTCGACGCTTTCGGTGTGCGCCGCGTCCAGCAGCTTCATCATCAATGTCAGCGCCTCATTGACGTTGGCAATGCGCTGAAACGGCGAGTTCAGTTCATTTAACCGCGCGATTATCGCAGCAACATCACGCATCCATAACCGGACGGTCGCAACCGGCACCGTGGCTTCGCCCTGCGCGCTCGCGCCGAGGGAGGCTTCAAGGTGGTAGAGCTGCGCTTCCAGGTTCAAGGCGGGGAGCACTTGGAGTTCCATCGATCATCGTCACTCTGTGAAGACACGGTCAATGACGCTGCGGTTATCGCAACGGCGCCGTTTCTGGAGCATAGCCCAGTTATTTCACGACACCTAAGTATGTCTTAGTATACGGACCCCCCGTTTCTAAGAGTCTCTTAGCCTTTTGCGGCTAATGAATGAGCATTTTTAGTAAGCGATTAAGGGATGCAAGAACGGCAGCTGGCCTGTCTCAGGAGCAACTCGGCATCGAATCGGGGATTGATCCGGCTTCCGCCAGCGCTCGGATGAACCAGTACGAAAACAACCGACACCGCCCCAACCCCGTCACGATCATGCAGATCGCTGCGGTACTGAAGGTTCCTCCCGCCTACTTCTATAGTGTCGACGATGAAGAGGCGCAGCTTCTTCTATTGTTCTACAGGCTCGATCCCCCCGGCAAAAAGCAGATTCTGGCCCTGGCCATAGAGTTGCGCAGCATTGAGAGTGCCTTGAAGCACTGATCACGCATCCGTGTATTCTTGGCCTCGCCCAGTGGCCGAGATCATTCCATGCTGCACAAAAACCTCATCCGCCGTCTTGATCTGATCACCCTCAAGCTGTTCGTCGCGGTGTATGAAGAAGGCACCCTGACCCGCGCGGCCGCCCGTGAGGCCATCGCGACGTCGGCGGCGAGCAAGCGGTTGATGGAGCTTGAGGAAGTGCTGGGCATCAGCCTGTTCGTGCGCAACGCCAAAGGCATGGTGCTGACGGCTGCGGGTGAAACGTTGCTGCACCACGCTCGGCGCATGCTGTTCGACCTTGAAAAAATGGGTCTCGAACTCGACGAACACCTGCAAGGCATGCGCGGTTATGTGCGCATGCTCGCCAACCTCTCGGCGATCATTCAATTCCTGCCTGAAGACCTTCACGAATTCACCACAAGCCACGAGCGAGTGAAGGTCGACCTCGAGGAACGCCCCAGCGCGGGCGTGGTGCAAGGCCTGATCGATGGTGTCGCCGACATCGGCATCTGCTCGGAAGACACGGACGTCCAGGGTCTGTACAGCGTGCCTTATCGTCGCGATGAGCTGGTCGTGGTGATGCGTCCCGATCATCCACTGGCCGACCTGGATCAAGTAGCGTTCGAGGACACGCTGGGCAGCGACCATATCGGCCTGCACGCAGCCAGTTCCATCAACATGCGCACCCACACCGCCGCCCGATCCCACGGCATACCGTTGCGCGTGCGCATTCATGTACCGGGCTTCGATGCGATGTGCCGCATGATCCAGGCGAACATGGGCATTGGCGTGCTGCCACACAAAGCCTTTGAATTGCTGGGGGCGCCGTTGGGGCTCACGGCCGTTTCGTTGAGCGATTCATGGGCGCAGCGCACGCTGATTCTGGTCGTGCGCGATAAAACGGCGTTGTCGCCGGTCAGCCTGTTGCTCTTCGACCACCTGCGCAGACACCTTCAATAACAGCGTTCGCGTTTCGCGAACGCTACTTGCCAACATACGGTTGGATTTGCCGAACGCCGGTCCTCTAGTCTTGGGTACAAATTCCAAGAAACACGTGAGGTATCCGCTATGACAGGCCCCCTGAACGGTGTGCGCGTGATTGAAATCGGCACACTGATCGCAGCGCCCTTCGCCGCACGCCTGATGGGCGAGTTCGGCGCCGAGGTGATCAAGATCGAATCGATGGGGCAGGGAGATCCTCTTCGTAAATGGCGAAAGCTGCACGAAGGCACGTCGTTGTGGTGGTACCTGCAATCGCGCAACAAGAAATCCCTTTCGCTGAACCTCAAATCCCCTGAAGGCATCGAGATCGTCAAACGCCTGGCCGAAAGCGCCGACGTGTTGATCGAAAACCTGCGCCCCGGCGCGCTGGAAAAACTCGGTCTGGGCTGGGACGTTCTGCACGCCCTGAACCCCAAGCTCACGCTGGTGCGCATCTCCGGTTACGGGCAGTCCG
Proteins encoded:
- a CDS encoding DUF1484 family protein — protein: MELQVLPALNLEAQLYHLEASLGASAQGEATVPVATVRLWMRDVAAIIARLNELNSPFQRIANVNEALTLMMKLLDAAHTESVDADQMRCLIEPLKEKLDQAIDEVRMTI
- a CDS encoding LysR family transcriptional regulator, which encodes MLHKNLIRRLDLITLKLFVAVYEEGTLTRAAAREAIATSAASKRLMELEEVLGISLFVRNAKGMVLTAAGETLLHHARRMLFDLEKMGLELDEHLQGMRGYVRMLANLSAIIQFLPEDLHEFTTSHERVKVDLEERPSAGVVQGLIDGVADIGICSEDTDVQGLYSVPYRRDELVVVMRPDHPLADLDQVAFEDTLGSDHIGLHAASSINMRTHTAARSHGIPLRVRIHVPGFDAMCRMIQANMGIGVLPHKAFELLGAPLGLTAVSLSDSWAQRTLILVVRDKTALSPVSLLLFDHLRRHLQ
- a CDS encoding helix-turn-helix domain-containing protein, with the protein product MSIFSKRLRDARTAAGLSQEQLGIESGIDPASASARMNQYENNRHRPNPVTIMQIAAVLKVPPAYFYSVDDEEAQLLLLFYRLDPPGKKQILALAIELRSIESALKH